Proteins from a single region of Hermetia illucens chromosome 3, iHerIll2.2.curated.20191125, whole genome shotgun sequence:
- the LOC119652048 gene encoding uncharacterized protein LOC119652048, producing MSLSAEAISNMIERVNLSLAVQLRKEFQDAIAELKSQPGPSTQGSDIHSVVSQLRQEFHSTIQELRASAPPVEKQSDINVVVSQLREEFQSSLQQLKTPGPSVQRYEEIAITSRVVGGNMRLDLPKSMHEFSGVMDKYPSWRQSAKAAIKPYQPYVGSDIYYQAVAIIRNKITGSADMVLSSFSTPLNFDAILARLDHTYSDKRPLYLLEQELSTLRQGRFSIPQFYDMVEKQLTLITNKAIMQYGDESVVLKSLNEKYRDDALRIFISGIKRPIGDTLFASQPKDLPSALALAQELESNRQRYNFAAAFANSNSDREHTSNLGKSPHYKVVNKTTRDEAQSPPEPMDVDPSTHQLNTFRVEKLKDSSVVDILQSKACLPYVQHTLLNGEKIKLLLDTGAERNYVKNLPFLVGVSKLKNDEFDVHSIHGETRITAKCQISIMGRTSDFYVLSEINDMDGIIGYRFLKEINAMIDVTGSKLYYIGGIQEVFPSNSTQINLLQDLDYNSIPEEGVDGFKKIVTENQKAFADPNEALPYNTNIVATIKTTTDEAIYSRSYPYQMTATKFVNSEVETMLRDGIIRKSSSPYNNPIWVVNKKGVDEMGNPKLRLILQLYCRI from the exons aTGTCTTTATCTGCCGAAGCTATTTCGAATATGATTGAAAGGGTTAACCTTTCATTAGCTGTTCAGCTTAGGAAGGAATTTCAAGACGCAATTGCGGAATTGAAATCTCAGCCAGGTCCGTCAACTCAAGGGAGTGACATTCACAGTGTTGTTTCTCAGTTAAGGCAGGAATTTCATTCTACCATACAGGAACTGCGAGCGTCAGCACCACCTGTTGAAAAACAGAGTGATATTAATGTGGTTGTTTCGCAATTAAGGGAAGAATTTCAGTCTTCTTTGCAGCAACTGAAGACACCAGGTCCTTCTGTACAGAGGTAtgaggaaattgccatcacaagTAGGGTTGTTGGTGGTAATATGAGGCTTGACTTACCAAAATCAATGCACGAGTTTAGCGGTGTTATGGATAAGTATCCATCATGGCGACAGTCAGCCAAAGCTGCAATAAAGCCGTATCAACCATATGTTGGTTCTGACATATATTATCAAGCTGTTGCTATTATCCGCAACAAAATAACTGGTTCTGCTGATATGGTTTTATCGTCGTTCAGTACACCACTGAATTTTGACGCTATATTGGCTAGATTGGACCATACGTATTCCGATAAGAGACCACTGTATTTACTCGAGCAGGAATTGTCTACTCTTAGACAAGGTCGTTTTTCTATTCCACAATTTTatgatatggtagaaaaacaattgactttAATAACCAATAAAGCTATTATGCAATATGGTGATGAAAGCGTAGTTTTGAAATCCTTGAATGAAAAGTATAGAGACGACGCATTGCGTATTTTCATTTCTGGTATTAAAAGACCTATCGGTGATACTCTCTTTGCGAGTCAACCAAAGGATTTACCATCTGCCTTGGCTCTCGCACAGGAACTAGAGTCTAACAGACAACGCTATAATTTCGCCGCTGCTTTTGCTAATTCGAACTCTGATAGGGAACATACGAGTAATTTGGGTAAAAGTCCACATTATAAAGTGGTTAACAAAACTACCCGAGATGAAGCTCAATCTCCACCTGAACCAATGGATGTAGATCCATCAAC acatcAATTGAACACATTCCGGGTAGAGAAATTAAAGGATAGTTCTGTTGTAGACATTTTACAATCAAAagcatgtcttccatacgttCAACACACTttgttaaacggtgagaaaattaaacttctttTGGACACAGGTGCCGAAAGAAACTATGTGAAAAATCTTCCATTTCTAGTTGGTGTATCTAAATTAAAAAACGATGAATTTGATGTACATTCCATTCATGGGGAAACACGTATCACCGCGAAATGTCAGATAAGCATTATGGGACGTACTTCTGATTTTTATGTATTGTCTGAAATAAATGATATGGATGGAATTATAGGTTACAGATTTCTAAAGGAAATCAATGCAATGATTGATGTCACTGGTAGTAAACTTTATTATATAGGTGGAATTCAAGAGGTTTTTCCTTCTAATAGCACACAAATAAATCTCCTACAGGATTTAGATTACAATTCTATTCCTGAGGAAGGTGTAGACGGGTTTAAGAAAATCGTTACGGAAAATCAAAAAGCATTTGCTGATCCAAATGAAGCATTGCCTTATAATACTAACATTGTGGCTACGATTAAAACTACCACTGACGAAGCAATATATTCAAGGAGTTACCCATACCAGATGACGGCAActaaatttgtaaattctgAGGTTGAAACTATGCTACGTGATGGTATAATCAGAAAGAGTTCTTCTCCTTATAATAACCCAATTtgggtagttaataaaaagggtgtagatgaaatgggaaaTCCTAAACTACGTCTG ATACTTCAGTTATATTGTCGAATTTAG